One Halobacterium wangiae genomic window, CTTCTTCATTCACCTACGAAGGCTGGCCAGCTTCCGCAACAACATTCTCGAGTATTGCTATCGATAGCGGTTCGATCGACTGTCGCTTCCCCTCCTCGGTGTAGAAGATACTAGTCGTGACCTGGCGGTCCGAATACACCGCTTTGACAACGTGATAGTAGACACTCAGTTGCTTGCGGTATTCGGGTTCCCCATGGCGGCCGCGGTCGGTCTTGTAGTCGACAATCTCCACAGCATCCGGCGTGACGTGAATGAGGTCCACGATACCCGAGACCGTCACCTGCGTGCCGTCGACAGTCAGTGGAAGCGAAGCGTCCTCCTCGACCAATAGCTCCCCATCCAGACTATCCAGGAATGTCGCGACTCGGCGTTCGTCGTCGTTCGACGGCATTACCTCCTCGCCAAGTGCGTATGCTTCGGCGAAGTCGTGGACCTGATTGCCGAATTCGGTTCCACGGCCACCGTCGACGCCTTCGAAGACATCGTCACGCATCAGCGTGTGCGGCGTGTGGCCTACTGGGCCGTCGGGCGTCGGGACAGTGACGTCGAGGGTCGTCTGCTCCGTCTCGGTCGCCGTAATCTCGCCGAGATCAGGCGTGACCGAGTCGATGTCCACGGGAAGCCCCTCTAGGAACGTATTCGGGTCTTCGCCGGCGGTGAAGACAACGTGGCTCTCGGCGCGCGTGATAGCAACGTACAGCAGGCGGCGTTCCTCGTGGTAGTTCCGGGGGAGACACGCTTGGAGGACATCCGTTCGCCAGTTGTCGTAGATGTGGGGGTGGCCGTGGGCGTCCGCAGAGTACACCTCGTGTTGGCGCAGTCCAACCGGATCGTCGTACGTGATGGTACTCCCGCCACCGCTAGATGGCGGGAAGCGACCACTGTTCATGTTCGCGAGAACCACGATAGGATACTCAAGCCCCTTCGTGGCGTGGATGGTCTGGACGGTCACCGAATTCGTCCCTGTCCCAGTATGAACCTCGTGGGTGCTCCCGGCCTCGATACTCCGTTCGATGAACCGGATTAGGTCGCCCCGCGTCAGGGTAGTCGTATCGTGGATGGATTGGATGGTGTGGAGGACGACGTCGGCGGTCGCACCGTCGTAGCCGTACCGCTGGAAGACACACCGGGCAACACCACCGAGCGTCTCCATCCCCCGGAGGCTCTCGCGGAACGAACGCATGCTCCCGGGACAGTCGCCGGTCTCGAGGATGTCGTTGACCTCGTCATAGGTGTAGCCGGCGTCTTCGAGGACGACCGCCCAGCCACGATCGGCATCGTCCTCGAGGATACGGAGCCACGCCAGGAGGAGTTTCGCCTGGTCGGTACGGAACAACTCGATACCGCCCTCGTACGCCATCGGGAGGCCGTACTCCTCGGCGGTCTGGAGGAGATCACGACCAAAGTCACGCGTCCGAGTGACGACCGCGATATCCTCATAACGGGGCGCCCGGAGCCCACCACCCTCAGCATCATCGTCTGCTCCGGCCTCGATCTGGTAGTCGTCGTTGCCGGCGATCTCTTCGATCTTCGCGAGAACTGCCTCGTGCTCGTCCTCGCTCTGAAGCGCCTCAATCCTCGTGTTCTCGTGGGCCGCGTTCGAATCCAGTGAGACGACCCGGTCCTGGACCTCGCCCTTATCAACGGTGTCACTGCTCGCCGCGGGCGTTACAAGAGCTTGCTCGGAGAAGTCGAGAATCGCTTGCGTGGACCGGTAGTTCTCGGTCAACTCGATAGGCGTGACCGAGTCGGTCGAGAAGCCAACTCGCTCGTGGTCTGTGTTGAGCTCCTGGGCGAACTGTTTGAGGCGTTCGTTGAAGTGTACGATGTTGTCGACGTCGGCGTACTGGAAGCTGTAGATGCTCTGTTTCCAGTCGCCAACGACGCAGATGTTGTCGGTGTCGGCGAGCAGGAGCGCGAGCTTGAATTGGATCTCACTGGAGTCCTGGAACTCATCAATCATCACGTACTCGAACGCCACCTCGTCCCTGAGACGGTGGTTCTCGCACAGCAGGACGTACGCGAACAACTGGAGGAATCCGAAATTCAGGTAGTTACGCTGCAGAGCAAACACCAAGTACTCGTAGTAGACGTCGTGGACGAACGCTTTGAGCCCTGATCGGTCTTCCTCGAAGACGGAGTGCGCGAGCACCTCAGGAACCTGTTTACCTTCCCCACGGATTTCGTGCTTCTCAGGGGCCTCGGGGAGATAGCACGCGTTCCGCCCGTACCGATTAAGCTTCGACCGGAGCTTGGACTGCTTGCGACCATCGTTCCTTGGCTCGTTCTCCTCCTCGAACAGCGCCTCAAACACTTCGAAATCGCCGTCAAGGTGGCGCTCACCATCCCGGTACCACCCCTCCGCATCCGGGAAGACGCCCTTTGCTGCCAGTTGTTTCACGAGGCCCAGTAACTCGACGGGGCCCGAAACTGCACGGAGAATGTCGTCGTACTCCGGGTGGTTGTCGCTGAACCGGTTGATGAACTGCTGGAACAACGCCTCCTCGACGAGCTCGTCCTCAACCAGTCTCGTCGACCCTGTGATGCGGTCGTCGATACCGAGATGGGTTGGCGCAGCGTGGCCGTGCTCTTCGAGGAGGTCATGGCACAGCGAATGGAACGTCTGAATGGGGGCGTCCCCGAGTTCGCGCATCCCGTAGTGGCAGTGCTCGACGATGCGCTCACGCATCTCCGCAGCGGCGTTGTTAGTGAACGTCACCAATAACACGTCCTCAGGGGTGACATCGTCTTGCTGGACGATGTTGGCGTACCGCCGTGTGACCGTGAACGTCTTGCCTGTGCCTGCGCCGGCGTCGACGCGGTAGATGCCGTCCGTGCTGTCGATGAGTTCCTGCTGTCGCGGGTTCGGTTCGTGGTCAGTCATGGCGGCCCTCCAGGAGGAGGTCGCGGTTGTCCACGTAGCGGTAGTTCGGCTCTCCACCGAGGCCGTCGACGGGGAAGCGTTCCTCGCCAGCGCGGCGCCGGTTCATCTCCGAGATGCGCTCGTTAACGAACTCCTCGAAGGCGTCGACTTCGTCCTTGAAGAAGTTCCGTCCTGCAGTGCGTGCGAGTTGCCGGAGCGCTTGCTCGCATCCAGAGGTGACGTACTTGTACTCGCCGACTACCGACTGCATCTCGTTGATGAGACAGTCGGCGAACACGGAGTCCAATAGCGCGCTTTTGTCTGTCGTATCCGGGAATGGTGCTGATTCGAAGACCCCGCGGTAGTCTTCATAGGTGGCCTTCGAGAAGGTCTTCTGGCAGTTGTTCGCGCCCTCCTCAATGAGTCGGTCGTACGCCTGCCTGGACTGCGCGAACGTCGCGAATGACTTGGGGTAGTAGGTAACGGTCGTCAGGGCGTCCTCGATGGCGGCTTCACTGGTGACGGCGTCATCCAACGGTTCGAGGAAGTGGAAGAACGTGAATGTCAATTCCTCACCAGGGTTGGTCGAGCGCCAGTGTGCGAGGTACGCAAGCGCCTGGAAGTTCGGGCGGTCGCTCGGCGGATCAATAGCCGCTCCATTCACTACTTGGGCGGCACGCTTGCGGCTACTGCTCTTGTGGTCGACGAGCGAGGTCGGCCCACTTACAAGGTCGATTTTCCCTTTTAGGCCGAGGTCGTGGTTTTCGAACCACCGCTCGGTGAATGAAGAGTCGACTGGTCGACCGAAATGCTCGGCGACCGTGTTCGTCCCCCACCCACTGGTCGCTGTCAGGAACGAGTCGTTCTCAGGAAGCGCCTCATCGAGGTACTCGGTGATGGTTTCAAGTCCGAAGCGATATCTCGTACGCCTCGTTGGTTCGTCGACAGACCGAGTGAACGGCCGTGTTTCTTCGATCATCAGGTCGACCGTTGCTTCGATCGTGTCCTCGTTGACGGCGTCGGGGTGGTTGACGTAGTATTCGGCGAAGTCGTGGAAGAGATTGCCCTGCCGGAAGTACTCCTTATCGGGCGAGTCCACGAGTCGGGAGAAGAAGTGGTCCCGGGGACTGTTGACGTACGTGCTCAGGCTAGACTGACTGACCGTCCGGACGGTCGTTGGCTCAACATCCCGAGTTTCTCTATTGAAACCGTTCTCACTCTGACTCCGTGAGGTCGTGTGGTGGACGGCATCTAAATCGCTGAACTGGTCGAAATTCTCCTCGAGGAGTTCTTCGAAGTACAGACATGGCGTGACCGGGGAACCCCCCTTTGCGTCCTGGACGAGGTAGTACTGGGTAGCGCCACTCTGCAGGAGGAGTTGGAATTGCTGGATATTCCGCGTGTACTGCGCGTCTTCGTCCACCCACGGGCGCTGTGGCGCGCTGTGAGTCCAGCCCTCATCGAGACCAAGGTGGAAGACAAGTGGCCGGTCGACGTACGCGGCGGACTTCGCGTCTGCGAGGAGTACGCCCTCGTTCTCGCGGTCGACCGGCACCTCATAGGTCTGTAAGTAGAACTCCAAGCGGTCAACGCCAGCCTCAGTAACCTGGTCCTCAGCGATGCCGAGCGCGTCCAGTTCGTCTTGGAAGGATTCCAGTTCACAGTCCGCTTCCGTCTCGAAGGCACCCAGCGCTTCCGCAAACGTGTAGTCGGTGATACTGGTGCAGAACTCGACTACCCACGAGACCGCGTCATGGTCGAGGTCGTGAAGGCGCTTCTCGTCGTGTTCGATACCCGGTGCACAATCGAGGCGGGTAAGCACTGACCGAACTTCTTCGACACAGGTGTCGGTTCCCGCGTGAG contains:
- a CDS encoding UvrD-helicase domain-containing protein — encoded protein: MTDHEPNPRQQELIDSTDGIYRVDAGAGTGKTFTVTRRYANIVQQDDVTPEDVLLVTFTNNAAAEMRERIVEHCHYGMRELGDAPIQTFHSLCHDLLEEHGHAAPTHLGIDDRITGSTRLVEDELVEEALFQQFINRFSDNHPEYDDILRAVSGPVELLGLVKQLAAKGVFPDAEGWYRDGERHLDGDFEVFEALFEEENEPRNDGRKQSKLRSKLNRYGRNACYLPEAPEKHEIRGEGKQVPEVLAHSVFEEDRSGLKAFVHDVYYEYLVFALQRNYLNFGFLQLFAYVLLCENHRLRDEVAFEYVMIDEFQDSSEIQFKLALLLADTDNICVVGDWKQSIYSFQYADVDNIVHFNERLKQFAQELNTDHERVGFSTDSVTPIELTENYRSTQAILDFSEQALVTPAASSDTVDKGEVQDRVVSLDSNAAHENTRIEALQSEDEHEAVLAKIEEIAGNDDYQIEAGADDDAEGGGLRAPRYEDIAVVTRTRDFGRDLLQTAEEYGLPMAYEGGIELFRTDQAKLLLAWLRILEDDADRGWAVVLEDAGYTYDEVNDILETGDCPGSMRSFRESLRGMETLGGVARCVFQRYGYDGATADVVLHTIQSIHDTTTLTRGDLIRFIERSIEAGSTHEVHTGTGTNSVTVQTIHATKGLEYPIVVLANMNSGRFPPSSGGGSTITYDDPVGLRQHEVYSADAHGHPHIYDNWRTDVLQACLPRNYHEERRLLYVAITRAESHVVFTAGEDPNTFLEGLPVDIDSVTPDLGEITATETEQTTLDVTVPTPDGPVGHTPHTLMRDDVFEGVDGGRGTEFGNQVHDFAEAYALGEEVMPSNDDERRVATFLDSLDGELLVEEDASLPLTVDGTQVTVSGIVDLIHVTPDAVEIVDYKTDRGRHGEPEYRKQLSVYYHVVKAVYSDRQVTTSIFYTEEGKRQSIEPLSIAILENVVAEAGQPS
- a CDS encoding PD-(D/E)XK nuclease family protein encodes the protein MSFQLAKPIDTLYEDVADYDLVVVPDAPLASALNRRLHRPHLGSFAMTPRRLAAGRREEAEDRLAFLELVKHTELDWKAAAYAIGNILQCWEHQASADSILDYDDYAGKTTQQAVQTIRELDITSRAITDFEINTDQDVAVVGYDQLTALERSILPADYDTYSPFTTDAFDHPDFHIFESANEIINTVLDTVTAENADDIAIVLDSASEYSPLIESGLEAADIPFYGGPGFADHPDHRAFLRLLRTAHAGTDTCVEEVRSVLTRLDCAPGIEHDEKRLHDLDHDAVSWVVEFCTSITDYTFAEALGAFETEADCELESFQDELDALGIAEDQVTEAGVDRLEFYLQTYEVPVDRENEGVLLADAKSAAYVDRPLVFHLGLDEGWTHSAPQRPWVDEDAQYTRNIQQFQLLLQSGATQYYLVQDAKGGSPVTPCLYFEELLEENFDQFSDLDAVHHTTSRSQSENGFNRETRDVEPTTVRTVSQSSLSTYVNSPRDHFFSRLVDSPDKEYFRQGNLFHDFAEYYVNHPDAVNEDTIEATVDLMIEETRPFTRSVDEPTRRTRYRFGLETITEYLDEALPENDSFLTATSGWGTNTVAEHFGRPVDSSFTERWFENHDLGLKGKIDLVSGPTSLVDHKSSSRKRAAQVVNGAAIDPPSDRPNFQALAYLAHWRSTNPGEELTFTFFHFLEPLDDAVTSEAAIEDALTTVTYYPKSFATFAQSRQAYDRLIEEGANNCQKTFSKATYEDYRGVFESAPFPDTTDKSALLDSVFADCLINEMQSVVGEYKYVTSGCEQALRQLARTAGRNFFKDEVDAFEEFVNERISEMNRRRAGEERFPVDGLGGEPNYRYVDNRDLLLEGRHD